A single Thiohalobacter thiocyanaticus DNA region contains:
- a CDS encoding CopD family protein, translated as MTLMPVLISLHLLAAVVWIGGMFFAWMALRPVAASLLEPPLRLPLWSQTFAKFFPWVWLAVILLPVTGYWMLFDVFGGMGRAGMHIHLMQGIGWLMILLFMHVFFAPYKRLKRAVAAGDWPAGGQQLAIIRKLIGINLTLGLVLVVIVAAGRYM; from the coding sequence ATGACTCTGATGCCCGTACTGATCAGCCTGCACCTGCTCGCCGCGGTGGTGTGGATCGGCGGCATGTTCTTCGCCTGGATGGCGCTGCGGCCGGTGGCCGCCAGCCTGCTGGAGCCGCCGCTGCGGCTGCCGCTGTGGTCGCAGACCTTTGCGAAGTTCTTTCCCTGGGTGTGGCTGGCGGTGATCCTGCTGCCTGTCACCGGCTACTGGATGCTGTTCGACGTGTTCGGCGGCATGGGCCGGGCGGGCATGCACATCCACCTGATGCAGGGCATCGGCTGGCTGATGATCCTGCTGTTCATGCATGTCTTCTTCGCCCCCTACAAACGGCTCAAGCGCGCCGTGGCGGCAGGCGACTGGCCGGCCGGGGGCCAGCAGCTGGCGATCATCCGCAAGCTGATCGGCATCAATCTCACGCTGGGGCTGGTGCTGGTGGTGATTGTGGCGGCGGGGCGGTATATGTGA
- the djlA gene encoding co-chaperone DjlA: MSWWGKLIGGAFGFMLGGPLGALLGGALGHQFDKGLRGMEPLGGGGPRPGDQARVQTAFFTASFAVMGHIAKADGRVSRDEISLAEAVMDRMRLSPEMRRTAIRLFHEGKDSGFDLDAVLDQFRREAHRRRHLLQMFLEIQLHAAYADGSIDTAERRILDRIRERLGFSRHEFEHLENLVKAARFFTGEGARPGAGAPPSRDRLAEAYKVLDIAESASDAEVKKAYRRLMNQHHPDKLVAKGLPEEMIELATEKSQEIRAAYDTVMESRGKK, translated from the coding sequence GTGAGCTGGTGGGGCAAGCTCATCGGCGGCGCCTTCGGCTTCATGCTGGGCGGTCCGCTGGGGGCCTTGCTGGGCGGGGCGCTGGGACACCAGTTCGACAAGGGGCTGCGCGGCATGGAGCCGCTCGGCGGCGGGGGGCCGCGGCCGGGCGATCAGGCCCGGGTGCAGACGGCCTTCTTCACCGCCAGCTTCGCCGTGATGGGTCACATCGCCAAGGCCGACGGCCGGGTCTCGCGCGACGAGATCTCGCTGGCCGAGGCGGTGATGGACCGCATGCGGCTCTCGCCCGAGATGCGCAGGACCGCCATCCGCCTGTTCCACGAGGGCAAGGACTCCGGATTCGATCTGGATGCGGTGCTGGATCAGTTCCGCCGCGAAGCCCACCGCCGCCGTCACCTGTTGCAGATGTTCCTGGAGATCCAGCTGCATGCCGCCTATGCCGATGGCAGCATCGATACAGCCGAGCGGCGCATTCTGGATCGGATCCGGGAGCGGCTGGGTTTTTCCCGCCATGAGTTCGAGCACCTGGAGAACCTGGTCAAGGCCGCGCGCTTCTTCACCGGGGAGGGGGCGCGTCCCGGCGCCGGTGCGCCGCCCTCGCGCGATCGGCTGGCGGAGGCCTACAAGGTGCTGGATATTGCCGAGAGTGCCTCGGATGCCGAGGTCAAGAAGGCCTACCGGCGGCTGATGAATCAGCATCATCCCGACAAGCTGGTGGCCAAGGGGCTGCCCGAGGAGATGATCGAACTGGCCACCGAGAAGTCGCAGGAGATCCGTGCGGCCTACGATACCGTGATGGAGTCGCGTGGCAAGAAATAG
- a CDS encoding DUF6763 family protein — MATEFDPRIGDWYQTSETGEQFEIVAVDPDDQTVEIQYFDGTVEELDMDAWRELPIVPGEPPEDWSGSLDIEREDYGVDLEFSRHDDWTNPLDTLD; from the coding sequence ATGGCAACCGAGTTCGACCCCCGCATCGGTGACTGGTATCAGACCAGCGAAACGGGAGAGCAGTTCGAAATCGTGGCCGTCGACCCCGACGACCAGACCGTGGAGATCCAGTACTTCGACGGCACCGTCGAGGAACTGGACATGGACGCCTGGCGGGAACTGCCTATCGTTCCGGGCGAGCCGCCGGAGGACTGGTCCGGTTCGCTGGACATCGAGCGTGAGGACTATGGGGTGGATCTGGAGTTCTCCCGCCACGACGACTGGACCAACCCGCTCGACACCCTGGATTGA
- the nfi gene encoding deoxyribonuclease V (cleaves DNA at apurinic or apyrimidinic sites) has translation MNLPVTAAHPWVVSPALARGIQTELAREVIREDRLGPVHRVAGVDIGFEAGGRTTRAAVAVLDFPALTLRERLLLKRPTRFPYIPGLLSFREVPALLEALTGLRHAPDLILCDGQGLAHPRRFGLACHLGVLSGIPTIGVAKSRLIGNYQEPGPERGDWSPLHDGDEVIGAVLRTRSRTRPLFVSIGHCVSLATAIDYVLACAPRYRLPETTRAAHRLASEKETPQIG, from the coding sequence TTGAACCTCCCTGTCACCGCGGCACATCCCTGGGTCGTCAGCCCGGCACTGGCGCGCGGTATCCAGACCGAACTGGCGCGCGAGGTCATCCGTGAGGATCGCCTGGGCCCGGTCCACCGGGTGGCCGGCGTCGACATCGGCTTCGAAGCCGGCGGGCGGACCACCCGGGCAGCGGTCGCCGTACTCGATTTCCCCGCCCTCACCCTGCGCGAGCGTCTGCTGCTCAAGCGTCCCACCCGTTTCCCCTACATCCCGGGACTGCTGTCCTTTCGCGAGGTGCCGGCGCTGCTGGAGGCGCTGACCGGGCTGCGCCATGCACCCGATCTGATCCTGTGCGATGGCCAGGGGCTGGCCCATCCGCGTCGCTTCGGCCTGGCCTGTCACCTGGGGGTGTTGAGCGGCATTCCGACCATCGGCGTGGCCAAGTCGCGCCTGATCGGGAACTACCAGGAGCCGGGCCCGGAGCGCGGCGACTGGAGCCCGCTGCATGACGGCGATGAGGTGATCGGCGCTGTACTGCGAACCCGCTCCCGTACCCGCCCCCTGTTCGTCTCCATCGGCCACTGCGTCAGCCTGGCCACGGCGATCGACTATGTCCTGGCCTGCGCCCCGCGCTACCGCCTGCCCGAGACCACGCGCGCGGCACACCGGCTGGCATCGGAGAAAGAAACACCTCAGATCGGGTAG
- a CDS encoding Rieske (2Fe-2S) protein: protein MYGYINRCPHAGSPLDWMPDQFLSLDQRHIQCATHAALFTLDGGECVAGPCVGDRLTPVALELVDGWICLGRQAQS from the coding sequence GTGTACGGCTACATCAATCGCTGCCCGCATGCCGGCAGCCCGCTGGACTGGATGCCGGATCAGTTTCTCAGTCTGGACCAACGCCACATCCAGTGCGCGACCCATGCTGCCCTGTTCACCCTTGATGGGGGGGAATGCGTGGCCGGACCCTGCGTGGGCGACCGGCTCACGCCGGTGGCGCTGGAACTGGTCGATGGCTGGATCTGTCTCGGCCGGCAAGCGCAGAGCTAG
- a CDS encoding PfkB family carbohydrate kinase, whose translation MARILAVGIATLDIINRVDSYPPEDSEVRALSQRRVRGGNATNSLVVLSQLGHACAWAGVLVDEPDAAPVRADLDRYGIDYSACRRLATGKMPTSYILHSQATGSRSIVHYRDLPEYDLESFRRIDLTPLDWVHFEGRNVEQTEAMLAYLRTQRPDLPVSLEIEKPRPGIERLFPHAGLLLFSRDYARAQGHGAAPALLQAVAAQSPGSDRVCAWGEAGAWALDRGGRLHHSPAVAPPQLVDTLGAGDTFNAALIDARLQGMDWPAGLVRACRIAGAKCGREGLHGVTADA comes from the coding sequence ATGGCCCGCATCCTTGCCGTCGGCATCGCCACCCTCGACATCATCAACCGAGTGGACAGTTATCCGCCCGAGGACAGTGAAGTGCGGGCGCTGTCCCAGCGCCGGGTGCGCGGCGGCAACGCCACCAACAGCCTGGTGGTGCTGAGTCAGCTCGGTCATGCCTGCGCCTGGGCGGGGGTGCTGGTCGATGAACCCGACGCCGCGCCTGTCCGCGCGGATCTTGACCGTTACGGTATCGATTATTCCGCCTGCCGCCGGCTTGCCACCGGCAAGATGCCGACTTCCTATATCCTGCACAGCCAGGCGACCGGCAGCCGCAGCATCGTGCACTATCGTGATCTGCCCGAGTACGACCTGGAAAGCTTCCGCCGCATCGACCTGACCCCGCTGGACTGGGTGCATTTCGAGGGCCGCAATGTGGAGCAGACCGAGGCCATGCTGGCGTACCTGCGCACCCAGCGTCCGGACCTGCCGGTGTCCCTGGAGATCGAGAAGCCGCGGCCCGGCATCGAGCGGCTGTTTCCCCACGCCGGTCTGCTGCTGTTCTCGCGCGACTATGCCCGGGCGCAGGGCCACGGCGCTGCCCCCGCGCTGCTGCAGGCGGTGGCCGCGCAGAGCCCGGGGTCCGACCGCGTCTGCGCCTGGGGCGAGGCCGGGGCCTGGGCACTGGACCGGGGCGGGCGACTGCATCACAGTCCTGCCGTCGCGCCGCCGCAGCTGGTCGACACCCTGGGGGCGGGGGATACCTTCAATGCCGCCCTGATCGACGCCCGCCTGCAGGGCATGGACTGGCCGGCCGGTCTGGTCCGGGCCTGTCGCATCGCCGGCGCCAAATGCGGCCGCGAGGGCCTGCATGGAGTCACTGCCGATGCCTGA